Below is a genomic region from Flavobacteriales bacterium.
CGTGCAGGCCACTAAGGGTAATACCTGATCCACTGATACTGATCGTGTCTCGGGTCAGGCCCAGATCGGCAATGGCTTTAGAAGGGTTAGTCGTATATAATGGGTTACAGGTCGATCCTGGCTGGGCATGCAGGTCGATCATGGCGAATAGGATCATTCCCGAAAGAATGAACCGTATGAACATTGATTTCATCTGTGACTGTATTAGGGTTGTTATTGTGATATGGGTGCCATGGAAATCCATGGTCTAAGACTCGGTCGATCCCTATGGATTTTTGCGAGCGGGCTCAATGTAGATCAATACCTAATGCATTGCATAATAAAATCAAGACTTTTTGTATGCATGAATAGTATATAAACGTAGATGGACCGCGAGATTCAGCCCATGGAGTGAAAAGATTCAGCGGTAAAAAAAAAGGCGTTTATCGAGTGATCTAATCGACCACCACCTTTGAATAGTTCATGTAATCGCCTTCTGAATAACGAACAATGTAGATGCCTTGTTGGAGTTTCTGATCGAATTCAATCCTCGTCAGCTGGTTGTTCGATTTCTTAGTCAAAATCTGTTCAGCCATCACTCTTCCGCTGGTATCCAATATTTCGATACCGATAGGATATTCTGATCCACCGATTCTGCTGAACACCATAAAGAGTTCATGTCCATCACTCGGGTTTGGATATATCCTGAAATTCCAGACAACTTGATCCTCCAAAGAGGAAAGGACATTCTGAGTGACCAGACTATATTGTGCCATACAAGAGTCGGGCCCACTGATGGTCAAGGTCAACAATCCCGTCTCGGAGCTATTCCACACTACTTCAACCTCATGTGTCCCTTGGCCGCTGAGAATATCCCCACCGGCTATCTCCCAGAGATAATCGAAGCCTTCTAGTAGATCGAAAGTGTAGATATAGACCTGTTCTATGGTAGGCATCGTATCGCCTTGGATGCCCGAGGTCTCGATATACTGACAGGAGCCGTCATCCCACGTGCTCTCCGGCTCGTAATTGCAGGCTTCAGGGTCTGTACATCCGAATACCTCATTCCCTTCTATCAAAGTCAGGGTCTGGTCCACGGCTATATCGTAGAGAGTGGTGTCCAGTCCATCGGGCCAGAGGATATGGATGGAGTCTGCTACACTGTAGCTGGCCATACCGAAATGTTGCACATAGCTATTCTGCGATGCGAAGTTCTCACCGCACCCGACACGTCTCATCTGCTGTATCCCATCGGTATAGACCCGTATGACCGAGCC
It encodes:
- a CDS encoding T9SS type A sorting domain-containing protein — its product is SVGDYDNDGWLDLFTSDIDSCKLLRNMGNGTFEDRTLEEGLDFEAFTWSGLFMDADNDMDLDLHISTYGSHNRFMENISGAASFVDASTAWGFQFDFDDEASGAFGDVNGDGHPDFSSIEQYAPDIDNRHSLWINQGTTGNHFLKFRLVGTTSNRMAVGSVIRVYTDGIQQMRRVGCGENFASQNSYVQHFGMASYSVADSIHILWPDGLDTTLYDIAVDQTLTLIEGNEVFGCTDPEACNYEPESTWDDGSCQYIETSGIQGDTMPTIEQVYIYTFDLLEGFDYLWEIAGGDILSGQGTHEVEVVWNSSETGLLTLTISGPDSCMAQYSLVTQNVLSSLEDQVVWNFRIYPNPSDGHELFMVFSRIGGSEYPIGIEILDTSGRVMAEQILTKKSNNQLTRIEFDQKLQQGIYIVRYSEGDYMNYSKVVVD